The Streptomyces tendae genome has a window encoding:
- a CDS encoding alkaline phosphatase D family protein produces the protein MALPGRTGRRPAPALALTAHDTELRTAARHVSRRRFLTVTAAAAALAFGTNLPTRGAFAAPRLDAARITEDPFTLGVASGDPLPDSVLLWTRLAPAPFQPDGGMGQQQVEVAWEVALDDSFALVVRGGTVVAHPEYAHSVRADVRGLDPGRPYYYRFRTGAWISPTGRTRTAPAAGEDVTRLRLAAVACQAYHDGYYTVHRQLAREDVDVVFHLGDYLYEYAVNSAGGARNYTDRVLPSVFNRETTTLADYRMRYALYKSDPDLRAAHAAPPFVVTWDDHETENNYAAEHDENGSDPALFLARRAAAYRAYWENQPLRAGQLPDGPDAQLFRRLNWGTLAQFDVLDTRQYRSDQAYGDVTHVPGPESDDPARSLTGDAQERWLLDGWAASGALWNVMPQQVCFSQRALDLNAQAKLSMDAWDGYRANRGRLVAGAKAAGVENWLVLTGDVHVAYAFDIKEDFGDAGSATLGTELTCTSVTSGRDGAEHPANWDTLMRANPHLRHYDGRRGYLRVELNRENARADFRTVPAVTTPGAAVTTAASFVTEAGAPGLRPV, from the coding sequence ATGGCGCTGCCGGGCCGAACCGGACGACGACCTGCCCCCGCGCTCGCCCTCACGGCGCACGACACCGAACTGCGCACCGCCGCCCGGCACGTGTCGCGCCGTCGCTTCCTGACCGTCACCGCCGCTGCCGCCGCCCTCGCCTTCGGCACCAACCTCCCCACGCGCGGCGCGTTCGCCGCGCCCCGGCTCGACGCGGCCCGGATCACCGAGGACCCCTTCACCCTCGGCGTGGCCTCCGGGGACCCGCTGCCGGACTCGGTGCTCCTGTGGACCCGGCTCGCCCCGGCGCCCTTCCAGCCGGACGGCGGGATGGGACAGCAGCAGGTCGAGGTGGCCTGGGAGGTGGCGCTCGACGACTCGTTCGCCCTCGTGGTGCGCGGCGGCACCGTCGTGGCCCACCCCGAGTACGCGCACAGCGTGCGGGCCGACGTGCGCGGGCTGGATCCCGGCCGGCCCTACTACTACCGGTTCCGCACGGGCGCCTGGATCAGCCCGACGGGCCGCACCCGGACCGCCCCCGCGGCGGGCGAGGACGTCACACGCCTGCGGCTGGCAGCGGTGGCCTGCCAGGCGTACCACGACGGCTACTACACCGTGCACCGGCAGCTGGCGCGGGAGGACGTCGACGTGGTGTTCCACCTCGGCGACTACCTGTACGAGTACGCCGTCAACTCCGCGGGCGGCGCCCGGAACTACACGGACCGGGTGCTGCCGTCCGTGTTCAACCGGGAGACGACGACCCTCGCGGACTACCGGATGCGCTACGCGCTGTACAAGAGCGACCCCGACCTGCGGGCCGCGCACGCCGCACCACCGTTCGTCGTCACCTGGGACGACCACGAGACGGAGAACAACTACGCGGCCGAGCACGACGAGAACGGCAGCGACCCGGCGCTGTTCCTGGCCCGGCGGGCCGCCGCCTACCGCGCCTACTGGGAGAACCAGCCGCTGCGCGCCGGCCAGCTCCCCGACGGCCCCGACGCCCAGCTGTTCCGCCGCCTGAACTGGGGCACGCTCGCGCAGTTCGACGTGCTGGACACCCGGCAGTACCGCTCCGACCAGGCCTACGGCGACGTCACACACGTGCCCGGCCCCGAGTCGGACGACCCGGCACGCAGCCTCACCGGCGACGCCCAGGAGCGCTGGCTGCTCGACGGCTGGGCCGCTTCCGGGGCGTTGTGGAACGTGATGCCCCAGCAGGTGTGCTTCTCGCAGCGCGCGCTGGACCTCAACGCTCAGGCCAAGCTGTCCATGGACGCCTGGGACGGCTACCGGGCCAACCGCGGCCGGCTCGTCGCCGGGGCCAAGGCGGCCGGCGTCGAGAACTGGCTGGTGCTCACCGGCGACGTCCATGTGGCGTACGCCTTCGACATCAAGGAGGACTTCGGCGACGCCGGTTCGGCCACCTTGGGCACGGAGCTCACCTGCACCTCGGTGACCAGCGGCCGGGACGGGGCGGAGCACCCGGCCAACTGGGACACCCTCATGAGGGCCAACCCGCACCTGCGCCACTACGACGGGCGGCGCGGCTATCTCCGGGTCGAGCTGAACCGGGAGAACGCGCGCGCCGACTTCCGCACCGTGCCGGCCGTGACGACGCCCGGCGCGGCCGTCACCACCGCCGCCTCCTTCGTCACGGAGGCGGGCGCCCCCGGGCTCAGGCCCGTCTGA
- a CDS encoding BON domain-containing protein has translation MRAEVRGGAVLVTGTVPSARCRDDVLEVVREELGGLEVHCDILVTEPSSPDHAEELS, from the coding sequence GTGCGGGCCGAGGTCCGCGGCGGGGCCGTCCTGGTCACCGGCACCGTCCCCTCGGCCCGTTGCCGGGACGACGTCCTGGAGGTGGTGCGCGAGGAGCTCGGCGGGCTGGAGGTGCACTGCGACATCCTCGTGACCGAACCCTCGTCGCCCGACCACGCGGAGGAACTGTCATGA
- a CDS encoding cation-translocating P-type ATPase, with translation MLALIDVAPLAGALAGAAAGAARGTAQGVTSVQVTTRRLKNVARNALGGGRHWRAGHRVHLALRHPDAAVGPLARQVAAGLLDHPDVVAAYWDEGLARLVVTAATDAAGDRVSERAVALAARLGLTEDAGPEPDDATVHPGDPREVRVAAAALLLDAAGVAGALAGRSLRLPRSPKALTATVTLLRENPRFRARLRERLGGSGMELLLAAANAAAHGAAQSPVSLLLDGLLRTGQLTEATARAVAFEAVHDDICRERRAGIPRPPDIRPPLRVTPAQAYAANAGTGSVAGAAATLLITRDTGEAAEAVLAGSPKAARYGPAAFNAVLGTALARSGVLVRGGDRLRQLEIADSLVLHADALRNLPPAEDEEPAPYHDPVHPWAEAVLDAARRAGLHVVVTGGSELKDITRLADEVAPVDLPFGDIVRALQHDGHIVVAVARVPADGDRDIADGLPAGDVAIALTDGLSAIPWGADALAPGGLADVWRLLTAVPAARRVGRRSQTLARAGAALSGLMVARGGTPGGRVWQRLTRHAPVNVAAAGALVSGWTEAVRVARAVPPEPRLHVPWHALEPHEAHALLRDARTATEPVGLDLLTARARQRVARLTRTGAAAPARWTWEAAGAVRRELDDPLTPVLATGAVASALLGSVVDALLVVGAMDLNAIAGGLQRLRAERALARLAAHQQPRARRHVTDSRTVTVDAVRLRPGDRIDLAAGDVVPADARLVRAEGLEVDESSLTGESLPVTKDVDATPGAPVAQRTCMVFEGTTVVAGRAEALVVDTGDHTEAGRAVALASRTPPPAGVQARLQELTRKALPVTLTGGALVTGLSLLRGSPLRRAVSGGVAVAVAAVPEGLPLVATVAQMAAARRLSRRGVLVRTPRTLEALGRVDTVCFDKTGTLTENRLRLVRVAAADGTVLAPDAERAVAVVRQAARACPQEETAEGRKVAHATDEAVLDAAPPDDAWTAHGELAFEASRGYAAAVGRDGEGTYLVVKGAPETVLPACADLPDAATGTAHTLAGQGLRVLAVARRPYRGDDPAAELQDGLGGLEFVGLVALADVPRETSQELLTALRASGILPVMLTGDHPETARAIALQLGWPEETRVVTGDELVAMGRADRVRALHGAGVVARVAPEQKLHVVEALQQAGRVVAMAGDGANDAAAIRAADVGVGIEARGSAAARNAADIVLTGGDLSVLVDAFAEGRALWRSVADAVSILIGGNAGEVGFSVLGTLLAGSSPLSTRQLLLVNLLTDMFPAMAVAVTPSDDPSTAAHAATGPMSLDVLGAPLLRSIRRRGVTTCLGAVTAYLIGRLTPGTERRSTTMALCGVVGAQLVQTLSGRRHSTLVWVTALGSAAVLAALVQTPGVSHFFGCVPLGPVAWTGVALAIALSALAPRLEHLAAVRRLYDLATRLALRLGDSARQTRHLLHTGIARPVA, from the coding sequence ATGCTCGCACTCATCGACGTCGCCCCGCTCGCCGGGGCCCTGGCGGGGGCCGCCGCCGGAGCCGCCCGCGGCACCGCCCAGGGCGTGACGTCCGTACAGGTCACGACGCGCCGCCTGAAGAACGTCGCCCGCAACGCCCTCGGCGGCGGCCGGCACTGGCGGGCCGGGCATCGCGTCCACCTCGCCCTGCGCCACCCCGACGCCGCCGTCGGCCCGCTCGCCCGCCAGGTCGCCGCCGGCCTGCTCGACCACCCCGACGTCGTGGCCGCGTACTGGGACGAAGGGCTCGCCCGTCTCGTGGTGACCGCGGCGACGGACGCGGCGGGCGACCGCGTGAGCGAGCGAGCCGTCGCGCTCGCCGCCCGCCTCGGCCTCACCGAGGACGCCGGACCCGAGCCGGACGACGCCACCGTCCACCCCGGCGACCCGCGCGAGGTGCGGGTCGCCGCGGCCGCCCTGCTGCTCGACGCCGCCGGCGTGGCCGGGGCCCTCGCCGGCCGCTCGCTGCGGCTGCCGCGCAGCCCCAAGGCGCTCACCGCCACCGTGACCCTGCTGCGCGAGAACCCCCGCTTCCGCGCCCGGCTGCGCGAGCGGCTCGGCGGCAGCGGCATGGAACTGCTCCTCGCCGCGGCCAACGCCGCCGCGCACGGCGCCGCCCAGTCCCCGGTGTCCCTGCTGCTCGACGGCCTGCTGCGCACGGGGCAGCTCACCGAGGCGACGGCCCGCGCGGTCGCCTTCGAGGCGGTCCATGACGACATCTGCCGCGAACGGCGTGCCGGCATCCCGCGTCCCCCGGACATCCGCCCGCCGCTGCGCGTGACCCCCGCCCAGGCGTACGCGGCCAACGCCGGCACCGGCAGCGTCGCCGGGGCCGCAGCCACGCTCCTCATCACCCGTGACACCGGCGAGGCCGCCGAGGCCGTGCTCGCCGGCTCCCCGAAGGCCGCGCGCTACGGCCCGGCCGCCTTCAACGCCGTGCTCGGCACCGCGCTCGCCCGGTCCGGCGTGCTGGTACGCGGCGGGGACCGGCTGCGCCAGCTGGAGATCGCCGACTCGCTGGTCCTGCACGCCGACGCGCTGCGCAACCTCCCCCCGGCCGAGGACGAGGAACCCGCGCCCTACCACGACCCCGTGCACCCCTGGGCGGAGGCGGTGCTCGACGCGGCCCGCCGGGCAGGGCTGCACGTCGTCGTCACCGGCGGTTCCGAGCTGAAGGACATCACCCGCCTCGCCGACGAGGTCGCCCCCGTCGACCTGCCCTTCGGCGACATCGTGCGCGCCCTCCAGCACGACGGGCACATCGTCGTCGCCGTGGCCCGCGTGCCCGCCGACGGCGACCGCGACATCGCCGACGGACTGCCCGCGGGCGACGTGGCGATCGCCCTCACCGACGGCCTCTCGGCGATCCCCTGGGGCGCCGACGCGCTCGCCCCCGGCGGACTGGCGGACGTCTGGCGGCTGCTCACCGCCGTCCCCGCGGCCCGCCGGGTCGGCCGCCGCTCGCAGACCCTGGCCCGGGCGGGCGCCGCCCTCTCCGGGCTGATGGTGGCCCGCGGCGGCACTCCCGGCGGCCGGGTGTGGCAGCGGCTCACCCGCCACGCGCCGGTGAACGTCGCGGCGGCCGGCGCCCTGGTCAGCGGCTGGACCGAGGCCGTACGCGTGGCCCGGGCCGTGCCGCCCGAGCCGCGACTGCACGTGCCCTGGCACGCCCTGGAACCGCACGAGGCGCACGCCCTGCTCCGGGACGCCCGCACCGCGACCGAACCCGTCGGGCTCGACCTGCTCACCGCCCGCGCCCGGCAGCGCGTCGCCCGCCTGACCCGGACCGGCGCGGCGGCGCCCGCCCGCTGGACCTGGGAGGCGGCCGGCGCGGTCCGCCGCGAGCTCGACGACCCGCTCACCCCCGTCCTGGCCACCGGAGCGGTCGCCTCGGCACTGCTCGGCTCCGTCGTCGACGCGCTGCTCGTCGTCGGTGCCATGGACCTCAACGCGATCGCGGGCGGACTGCAGCGGCTGCGCGCCGAACGGGCGCTCGCCCGGCTGGCCGCCCACCAGCAGCCCCGAGCCCGCCGGCACGTCACCGACAGCCGCACGGTGACCGTCGACGCCGTCCGGCTGCGGCCGGGGGACCGGATCGACCTCGCCGCCGGGGACGTCGTACCGGCGGACGCCCGGCTGGTGCGCGCCGAAGGGCTGGAGGTCGACGAGTCGTCGCTGACCGGCGAGTCGCTGCCCGTCACCAAGGACGTCGACGCCACGCCGGGCGCGCCGGTCGCCCAGCGGACCTGCATGGTCTTCGAGGGCACCACCGTGGTCGCGGGCCGGGCCGAGGCGCTGGTCGTCGACACCGGCGACCACACCGAGGCGGGCCGCGCGGTCGCCCTGGCCTCCCGGACCCCGCCACCCGCCGGTGTGCAGGCCCGCCTGCAGGAGCTGACCCGCAAGGCCCTCCCCGTCACCCTCACCGGCGGAGCACTGGTGACCGGGCTGTCCCTGCTGCGCGGCAGCCCGCTGCGACGCGCCGTCAGCGGCGGTGTCGCCGTGGCCGTCGCAGCCGTCCCGGAGGGGCTGCCGCTGGTCGCGACCGTCGCCCAGATGGCGGCCGCCCGCCGCCTCTCCCGCCGGGGCGTGCTGGTGCGCACCCCGCGCACCCTGGAGGCGCTCGGCCGGGTCGACACCGTGTGCTTCGACAAGACCGGCACCCTCACCGAGAACCGGCTCCGCCTGGTGCGGGTGGCCGCCGCCGACGGCACCGTCCTGGCCCCGGACGCGGAGCGGGCCGTGGCGGTCGTACGGCAGGCCGCGCGCGCCTGCCCGCAGGAGGAGACCGCCGAGGGACGCAAGGTCGCGCACGCCACCGACGAGGCGGTGCTGGACGCCGCCCCGCCGGACGACGCCTGGACCGCCCACGGCGAACTGGCCTTCGAGGCCAGCCGCGGCTACGCGGCGGCCGTCGGCCGCGACGGCGAGGGGACGTACCTCGTCGTGAAGGGCGCCCCCGAGACCGTGCTGCCCGCCTGCGCGGACCTGCCCGACGCGGCGACCGGCACCGCCCACACCCTCGCCGGCCAGGGACTGCGCGTCCTCGCCGTCGCCCGCCGCCCGTACCGGGGCGACGACCCGGCGGCGGAGCTCCAGGACGGCCTGGGCGGGCTGGAGTTCGTCGGACTGGTCGCCCTGGCCGACGTACCGCGCGAGACCTCGCAGGAACTGCTCACCGCGCTGCGCGCGTCCGGCATCCTGCCGGTCATGCTCACCGGCGACCACCCGGAGACCGCCCGCGCCATCGCCCTGCAACTGGGCTGGCCCGAGGAGACACGGGTGGTCACCGGGGACGAGCTGGTCGCCATGGGCCGCGCCGACCGGGTGCGCGCCCTGCACGGCGCCGGTGTCGTCGCACGGGTCGCGCCCGAGCAGAAGCTGCACGTCGTGGAGGCCCTGCAGCAGGCCGGCCGGGTCGTGGCGATGGCCGGCGACGGCGCCAACGACGCCGCCGCCATCCGCGCCGCCGACGTGGGCGTCGGCATCGAGGCCCGCGGCTCCGCGGCCGCCCGCAACGCCGCCGACATCGTGCTCACCGGCGGCGACCTGTCCGTCCTGGTGGACGCCTTCGCCGAGGGCCGGGCGCTGTGGCGCAGCGTGGCCGACGCGGTGAGCATCCTCATCGGCGGCAACGCCGGCGAGGTCGGCTTCAGCGTGCTGGGCACCCTGCTCGCCGGCTCCTCGCCGCTGTCGACCCGCCAGCTGCTGCTGGTCAACCTGCTCACCGACATGTTCCCGGCCATGGCGGTGGCCGTGACACCGAGCGACGACCCGTCCACGGCGGCGCACGCCGCGACCGGCCCGATGAGCCTCGACGTGCTCGGCGCGCCGCTGCTGCGCTCCATCCGGCGGCGCGGTGTGACCACCTGCCTCGGCGCGGTCACCGCCTATCTGATCGGCCGGCTCACCCCCGGCACCGAACGCCGCTCCACGACCATGGCCCTGTGCGGGGTGGTCGGCGCCCAGCTGGTGCAGACCCTCTCCGGACGGCGCCACAGCACCCTGGTGTGGGTGACCGCGCTCGGCTCCGCCGCGGTGCTCGCCGCGCTGGTGCAGACGCCCGGCGTCAGCCACTTCTTCGGCTGCGTCCCGCTCGGCCCGGTCGCCTGGACCGGGGTCGCCCTGGCGATCGCCCTGTCGGCGCTCGCCCCCCGGCTGGAACACCTCGCCGCCGTACGCCGCCTCTACGACCTCGCCACCCGCCTCGCCCTGCGCCTCGGCGACTCGGCGCGCCAGACCCGCCACCTCCTGCACACGGGAATCGCCCGTCCCGTCGCCTGA
- a CDS encoding metallophosphoesterase family protein gives MIRVAAVGDIHMGPDTRGVLRPAFDTLPDCADLLLLAGDLTRHGTLDEARVVADEIRDLGVPVVAVLGNHDHHDDRQDEVSDLLRGAGAHVLEGESTVLRIGDARVGVAGTKGFGGGFVGASAGEFGEPVMKEFVRVSRRCADGLRTALERLAEEDCDVRIALTHYSPVPETLAGEPAEIYPFLGSYLLAEAIDTAGADLAVHGHAHAGSEHGMTTGGVKVRNVAQPVIGRAFHVYHLPLRERVGADARASAG, from the coding sequence ATGATCCGGGTCGCCGCCGTCGGGGACATCCACATGGGACCCGACACCCGGGGCGTGCTGCGCCCCGCCTTCGACACGCTGCCCGACTGCGCGGACCTGCTGCTGCTGGCCGGGGACCTCACCCGGCACGGCACGCTCGACGAGGCGCGGGTGGTGGCCGACGAGATCCGGGACCTGGGGGTGCCCGTGGTCGCCGTGCTCGGCAACCACGACCATCACGACGACCGGCAGGACGAGGTGTCCGACCTGCTGCGGGGCGCCGGGGCGCACGTCCTGGAGGGCGAGTCGACGGTGCTGCGGATCGGGGACGCGCGCGTCGGCGTGGCCGGCACCAAGGGGTTCGGCGGCGGGTTCGTCGGCGCGAGCGCCGGGGAGTTCGGCGAGCCGGTGATGAAGGAGTTCGTCCGGGTCTCCCGCCGGTGTGCCGACGGCCTGCGGACCGCGCTGGAGCGGCTGGCGGAGGAGGACTGCGACGTGCGGATCGCGCTCACCCACTACTCCCCCGTGCCGGAGACGCTGGCCGGTGAGCCGGCGGAGATCTACCCGTTCCTGGGCAGTTATCTGCTGGCCGAGGCGATCGACACGGCCGGCGCCGACCTCGCCGTGCACGGGCACGCGCACGCGGGCAGCGAGCACGGCATGACCACCGGCGGCGTCAAGGTGCGCAACGTCGCCCAGCCGGTGATCGGGCGGGCCTTCCACGTCTACCACCTGCCGCTGCGCGAGCGGGTGGGCGCGGACGCCCGGGCGTCCGCCGGCTGA
- a CDS encoding trypsin-like serine protease: MVLRHARTARHSALTALGALVLAGLPCAAAADASPVAGPAPGAAQTLGADRPSPHLLTALQRDLDLDAEQASTRLVNEAEAGTRAGRLRNSLGERYAGAWLRGATADELTVATTDAGDVAAIEAEGATAQVVERPLAALEAAKEKLDAAAGRVTALDTPVWYIDVPKNRVVVQAVDQAAGTALVKAAGLEQEDIGIRLSADRPRLLQDITGGDAYYINDSARCSVGFSVTKGTQPGFVTAGHCGRAGATTTGYDRTAQGTFQASVFPGKDMAWVATQSQWTPTPDVKAQSGQEVQVTGSAQALVGASVCRSGSTTGWHCGTIEQHDASVRYPEGTVDGLTRTTVCAEPGDSGGPYVAGAQAQGVTSGGSGDCTNGGTTFFQPVNPILSEYGLTLATAAAQAATGQQEAGARAWTAGSVYEAGSTVTRDGVTYQCLQTHQAQGAWAPAGTPALWQRL, encoded by the coding sequence ATGGTCCTCAGACACGCCCGGACCGCGCGCCACTCGGCCCTGACGGCACTCGGCGCCCTCGTCCTCGCCGGCCTTCCCTGCGCGGCGGCGGCGGACGCCTCCCCCGTGGCGGGCCCCGCGCCCGGTGCGGCCCAGACCCTCGGCGCCGACCGGCCCTCCCCGCACCTGCTCACCGCCCTCCAGCGCGACCTGGACCTGGACGCCGAGCAGGCGTCCACGCGTCTGGTCAACGAGGCGGAGGCGGGCACCCGTGCGGGCCGGCTGCGCAACTCCCTGGGCGAGCGGTACGCCGGTGCCTGGCTGCGCGGCGCGACCGCCGACGAGCTGACGGTGGCGACCACCGACGCCGGGGACGTGGCGGCCATCGAGGCCGAGGGCGCCACCGCACAGGTGGTGGAGCGGCCGCTGGCCGCACTGGAGGCGGCGAAGGAGAAGCTGGACGCGGCGGCGGGCCGGGTCACCGCCCTCGACACGCCCGTCTGGTACATCGACGTGCCGAAGAACCGGGTCGTGGTGCAGGCGGTCGACCAGGCGGCGGGCACCGCGCTCGTGAAGGCCGCCGGACTCGAGCAGGAGGACATCGGTATCCGGCTGTCCGCCGACAGGCCCCGGCTGCTGCAGGACATCACCGGCGGTGACGCCTACTACATCAACGACTCGGCGCGCTGCTCGGTCGGTTTCTCCGTCACCAAGGGCACGCAGCCGGGCTTCGTGACGGCCGGGCACTGCGGCAGGGCGGGCGCCACGACGACCGGCTACGACCGCACCGCGCAGGGCACCTTCCAGGCGTCCGTCTTCCCCGGGAAGGACATGGCGTGGGTGGCCACCCAGAGCCAGTGGACGCCGACGCCCGACGTCAAGGCGCAGAGCGGCCAGGAGGTCCAGGTCACCGGCTCGGCGCAGGCGCTCGTGGGGGCGTCGGTGTGCCGCTCCGGCTCCACGACGGGATGGCACTGCGGCACGATCGAGCAGCACGACGCGAGCGTCCGCTACCCGGAGGGCACGGTCGACGGGCTGACCCGGACCACGGTGTGCGCCGAGCCGGGCGACTCCGGCGGGCCGTACGTCGCGGGCGCCCAGGCGCAGGGGGTCACGTCCGGCGGTTCCGGCGACTGCACCAACGGCGGTACGACGTTCTTCCAGCCGGTCAACCCGATCCTGTCCGAGTACGGCCTGACCCTGGCCACGGCGGCCGCGCAGGCCGCGACCGGGCAGCAGGAGGCCGGGGCCCGGGCGTGGACCGCCGGCTCGGTCTACGAGGCGGGCTCCACGGTCACCCGTGACGGTGTGACGTACCAGTGCCTGCAGACGCACCAGGCGCAGGGGGCGTGGGCCCCGGCCGGGACCCCGGCACTCTGGCAGCGGCTCTGA
- a CDS encoding nucleotidyltransferase family protein — protein sequence MTENGEDAARMRRPGTPDLRLASDAPGEAPPLDVRAEPKFGQADDSGLPRDRNQAILEAAKQVGAVLKRGGHLFALAGSVAVHAHGGSGNLQHDVDFCVRPQDAGPVAATLRDAGLTVYTPPEDWLIKATCFGQDVDVIFELAHRPVSTEMLERARELPVESVRMPVLAPTDLLTSLVAAFSEHHCDFGAVLPIARALREKVDWEQVRRDCGDAPMPAAFFFLLERLNVI from the coding sequence ATGACGGAGAACGGCGAGGACGCCGCACGGATGCGGCGCCCGGGGACACCGGACCTCCGTCTGGCCTCGGACGCACCGGGTGAGGCTCCGCCGCTCGACGTGCGGGCGGAGCCGAAGTTCGGGCAGGCGGACGACTCCGGCCTCCCCCGGGACCGCAACCAGGCCATCCTGGAGGCGGCCAAGCAGGTCGGCGCGGTGCTCAAGCGGGGCGGGCACCTCTTCGCGCTGGCGGGCAGCGTCGCCGTGCACGCCCACGGCGGCAGCGGCAACCTCCAGCACGACGTCGACTTCTGTGTCCGCCCGCAGGACGCGGGGCCGGTCGCCGCCACGCTCCGGGACGCCGGGCTGACCGTCTACACCCCGCCCGAGGACTGGCTGATCAAGGCGACCTGCTTCGGCCAGGACGTCGACGTCATCTTCGAGCTGGCCCACCGGCCGGTCTCCACCGAGATGCTGGAGCGAGCGCGGGAACTGCCCGTGGAGTCGGTCCGGATGCCGGTCCTGGCGCCGACCGACCTGCTGACCAGCCTCGTCGCCGCCTTCTCCGAGCACCACTGCGACTTCGGCGCCGTGCTGCCCATCGCCCGCGCGCTGCGCGAGAAGGTCGACTGGGAGCAGGTACGGCGCGACTGCGGCGACGCGCCCATGCCGGCCGCCTTCTTCTTCCTCCTGGAACGCCTGAACGTCATCTGA